The nucleotide sequence GTGTTTAGCCACGAATTTACACAGATGTACACGAATAAGATGATTTTATCTAAAAAAAATAAAAAACTGGTTCCGTCCTTCTTCATGGGCATTAGTGGCTGAGAATAATAATTTAGCCGCGAATTGGTTTAATGCTAAGATGCATTGAACAAATTAGACAAAAGGGCTGCATAATTACTAACGAATATATCAATTTGATTTTGAATACAATGAAAATTGTTTATAAGGAGTTATCTTACAAAATTATCGGTTTGGCAATGGAGGTTCACAGCAGACTTGGATATGGATTTTTGGAAAAGGTTTATGAGAACGCACTAATGATTCTGTTGAAAAGAGAATGTATTGATGCTAGACAACAACATTCGATCAAAGTTTATTTTGAGGATGAGATTGTTGGGGATTATATCGCTGATTTTGTAATCGACGAGAAGATTATACTAGAAATTAAGGCATTGGATGAAATTAGTGACGCTCATAGGGCTCAGGCCTTGAACTATTTGCGGGCGACTAAGTTACCGCTGGCAATTTTACTGAATTTCGGGAAAAAGAAACTTCAATATGAGAGACTGGTACTTTGATTTTAGAATGCTAACGAATAATTTACACAAATCAGTGCGAATCATTTTTTTATTTAAAAAAATCAAAAATAAAATTCGTGTTTATTCGTGTTAATTCGTGGCAAAAGAGTTAGTTATGAAAAGCAGAATCGAAGAGTTTATGAATTTGAACGATGAGCAAAGGGTGGCCCTCAACCTTAGCAGGGACATTGTCGTTGAAGCCGGAGCGGGGTCGGGAAAGACCAGAGCCCTTGTTGCGAGGTATCTTAAAATTCTTGAAGAGGGTAGGGCAAAAGTCGACGGAATTGTTGCTATCACTTTTACGGAAAATGCGGCGTCGGAGATGAGGGAGAGGATAAGAGATATGATTAATTCATATATTGAACTATATGGTGAGACCAACAACATAAATAGGGAAGCCATAAAGAGACTTCCAAATGCACCCATAAGCACGATTCATGGTTTCGCTGCACGAATTCTAAAGGAAAATCCGTTTGAGTCTTTGCTGCCACCCAGCTTTTCAATCATAGAAGGTATTGAACGAAGATTGTTCATCGAAGAGGCTATAGATGAATTTATTATGAAGCTCTGGGAGTCTCAGGATGAACTTGATAATGAACTTGTGTTTTCGATACTGGCAGAGGAAGGCTATGATCGCAAAAGGGTTAGGGAAAGGCTTTTTTCCATTATTTCATTGTCTAATAGGCTCCATATTGATCTCGAGCATCAATGTAAAGTCTTTTCGAAAGACAGAAAGGCCAGTTTTGATGGTAATCGTTTGATAAATACTTTAATACAAAAGGTCAAAACTGGCTTGGCAGATTCATCCAACGGCTACGTACAAAGTAGAATAGAATCGGTAAGGGCTTATTCATCTTATTTATTGAATAGGAAAAATAACGCTATCAGGTCTATGCTTCTTTCAAAAATTAAAAATAAATTGGATATAAACGATGGAATCTTAGGACTTAAAGGTGCAAGTGAGGTTGAAAAGGTAGTTGCCACTTCCTTATTGGAACTGGTTAACAGTATCTTGGATCTATATGATTCCGAATTAACTCGTAATTATTTGAAATTGGCTTCACGAACATATTTATTTCTGACTATCAAAAAAGTAAAGGCCTCTTACCTCGAATATGAGGATTTATTAAAAGTCTGTAGAAAATCATTACTTAATAATCATAGCCTCCTGCGTCGCTACCGCCGCAAATTCAAGTTTATTATGGTGGATGAATTTCAGGATACGGATCCTATTCAGTTTGAAATCATTAAACTTCTCTCCCAGAATGGCGGTGGCGGTGCCAATACGTTTATTGTGGGAGATCCCAAACAATCGATTTTCAGGTTCAGGGGAGGGGACCTGGGAGTCTTCACCGGTATTAAGAAAGACGCAGGCAAGATAGATAAATTCTTAAAAAATTACCGGTCTCATCACGCGCTAATTGAGTTCTACAACAGATTCTTCGAGAAGCTCTTTCATGCGGGTTATGAACATATGGAGGCTACTCTTGAAGCAAATAACAGCGAAAGATTCGTAGAGTTTATATTTAGTTTTGATGCTGACGCCTCGGTGTGGAGGAAGAAGGAGGCATCCAGTGTAATGAAAAGGATCATACAGTTACGTGGTCATGGATATGACTACAAAGATATTTCAGTTATTTGTCGATCGACAAGCAATATTTACTTGTTGGAAAATGAGCTTCGCAAACACAATATTCCTTACTACTCGTCCAGCGGCAGTGGATTCTTTGGTCGGCATGAAATACGCGATGTCGCTGTGCTCATTAAGTATCTTCTAAACCCGAGTGATAAGATTTCTGAGGCTTCTGTGCTAAGATCCTTGTTCCTCGGAGCCTCAGATGATGAGCTGCTGGCGTACTATACAAATCGAAAGTCTGTTGAAAGCATAAATGAGTATCTTTTGTTTTTATCAGAGCTAAGAAAAGAAGCCTTATCTTTCACTCCGTTGGCTATGTTGGAATGCATATTGGAAAAGACCTGCTATGATGCTGCATTACTAGCTCTACCGGAAGGCTTATCGAGATATGCGAACATAAAAAAGCTGATAAGCATTTTTGGTAGGTTAGAGGCGCTCGGCCATGGAATAGTTGAAATACT is from Thermodesulfobacteriota bacterium and encodes:
- a CDS encoding GxxExxY protein, which codes for MKIVYKELSYKIIGLAMEVHSRLGYGFLEKVYENALMILLKRECIDARQQHSIKVYFEDEIVGDYIADFVIDEKIILEIKALDEISDAHRAQALNYLRATKLPLAILLNFGKKKLQYERLVL
- a CDS encoding UvrD-helicase domain-containing protein, which gives rise to MKSRIEEFMNLNDEQRVALNLSRDIVVEAGAGSGKTRALVARYLKILEEGRAKVDGIVAITFTENAASEMRERIRDMINSYIELYGETNNINREAIKRLPNAPISTIHGFAARILKENPFESLLPPSFSIIEGIERRLFIEEAIDEFIMKLWESQDELDNELVFSILAEEGYDRKRVRERLFSIISLSNRLHIDLEHQCKVFSKDRKASFDGNRLINTLIQKVKTGLADSSNGYVQSRIESVRAYSSYLLNRKNNAIRSMLLSKIKNKLDINDGILGLKGASEVEKVVATSLLELVNSILDLYDSELTRNYLKLASRTYLFLTIKKVKASYLEYEDLLKVCRKSLLNNHSLLRRYRRKFKFIMVDEFQDTDPIQFEIIKLLSQNGGGGANTFIVGDPKQSIFRFRGGDLGVFTGIKKDAGKIDKFLKNYRSHHALIEFYNRFFEKLFHAGYEHMEATLEANNSERFVEFIFSFDADASVWRKKEASSVMKRIIQLRGHGYDYKDISVICRSTSNIYLLENELRKHNIPYYSSSGSGFFGRHEIRDVAVLIKYLLNPSDKISEASVLRSLFLGASDDELLAYYTNRKSVESINEYLLFLSELRKEALSFTPLAMLECILEKTCYDAALLALPEGLSRYANIKKLISIFGRLEALGHGIVEILEYIDTSALEDSEPLAQAELEEEDSVKILTVHKAKGLEFPVVILMDLNHGPGGGNDTVIARRESGFLVRYEGSKSQLWEIINELESSDNLEEEKRSLYVAKTRAKELLIISFGGQIKKDGNIKINESSFAGLFNTVFKIHSNLDDKSLSALGLNIPIWKTEDSTMLTEEETKTKEEVEVDTIIERFSNVDPNGFASDNPKDERIIQKLGEKPSELEKGALMHRFLQIWDFKRESIKETVRFVLNEGYVLDDSLEKKLNKLGEDFLSSELFERIINADSYDREIPFYLEIDGLPERRKIDLMIKEGDRISLFDYKYTSKGEIEEKELSEY